One part of the Ziziphus jujuba cultivar Dongzao chromosome 2, ASM3175591v1 genome encodes these proteins:
- the LOC107419261 gene encoding (+)-cis,trans-nepetalactol synthase NEPS1-like has protein sequence MADLQQTKSKKLEGKVAIVTGGASGIGEATAHNFINHGARAVVIADIQDEKGQNVAASIGPDRCTYIHCNVTDENQVKSLVESTVSIYGRLDIVFSNAGIINKRPQTVLELDLLEFDKVITVNTRGAAACVKHAARVMKEGGVKGSIICMASALASRGFETSTDYTMSKSAVIGLVRSASLQLAGDGIRVNSVSPGVVGTPAASASLGVDEDHLDEVVEKFSRMKGVLRMKHVSDAVSFLASHDSEFVTGIDLVVDGGFTTPQDVI, from the coding sequence atggctGATCTTCAACAGACCAAGAGCAAGAAGCTTGAAGGAAAGGTGGCAATAGTCACTGGCGGTGCCAGCGGCATCGGGGAAGCCACGGCGCACAACTTCATCAACCACGGTGCACGCGCAGTAGTGATCGCCGACATCCAAGATGAAAAGGGCCAAAACGTCGCCGCATCGATCGGTCCCGACCGCTGCACCTACATCCACTGCAACGTGACCGATGAAAACCAGGTAAAATCGCTAGTCGAATCCACGGTTTCAATCTACGGCCGCCTCGACATCGTGTTCAGCAACGCAGGAATCATCAACAAACGCCCACAAACCGTTTTAGAGCTGGACTTGTTGGAGTTCGACAAGGTTATCACAGTGAATACGCGGGGCGCGGCGGCGTGTGTGAAGCACGCGGCACGTGTGATGAAGGAAGGAGGTGTGAAAGGGAGCATAATATGCATGGCGAGCGCGTTGGCAAGTCGTGGGTTCGAGACAAGCACAGACTATACGATGTCGAAGAGCGCTGTGATCGGGCTCGTGAGGTCGGCTAGTTTGCAGCTCGCCGGAGATGGGATTAGGGTGAACAGCGTGTCGCCGGGGGTGGTTGGGACGCCGGCGGCGAGTGCTTCGCTTGGAGTTGACGAGGACCATTTGGATGAGGTGGTGGAGAAGTTCTCGAGGATGAAAGGGGTTTTGAGGATGAAGCATGTTTCTGATGCGGTGTCGTTTTTGGCCTCCCATGACTCGGAGTTCGTGACTGGGATTGATTTGGTTGTCGACGGTGGTTTTACTACTCCGCAAGACGTGATTTGA